In Amyelois transitella isolate CPQ chromosome W, ilAmyTran1.1, whole genome shotgun sequence, the genomic stretch aaaacaatgCCTAGACGTAAAAGAGGAGGAGATCTTGCCAGTTCTGCAGCGAAACGGCGGAAACAAAAAGAACATCGAAGAAATGAAACGGAAGAAGAGCGCGAAGCACGCTTACAAAATCAACGAACCAGGATGAGAACTCTGAGAAGCACAAAAAGTGAAGAAAGGAATGAGAATGAAAGTGTAGAAGAATCgagaattttaaaagataatttaacaaaGGAAGCATCCCACTACGACCcaacgaaaaaatattacaatcatAAACATGTTGTGATCGGAAAAATGAATAACATTTGCCAATTTTGCCACGCGAAAAAATTCAGTAAAGAAACACCAGGTCTCTGTTGCATGAATGGAAAAATTGACTACCACCACTGGAAGCACCTCCGCAGGAATTTCTACATTACATGACCGGGGAAACACAAGAATGTAAACACTTTCTTCAAAATATAAGATCATATAACTCCTGCTTCCAAATTACTTCTTTCGGAATTACTTCGACCAACACTAATAgaaatgaatttgaatacctatgtattttcaattcaggggcaaatttatcacaaaatagGATCGTTACTGCCAATGCCTAACGAAGACTATAAATTTCTGCAAGTATATTTCATCGGAAATGAAGAACAAGAAATTGATCAACGATGCACAAATTTTAATGGATTGAGTCGCGAAATAATCCGAAATGTACAGAAGATCTTACACAAATACGATCAATTGATTTACATATTCAAAACAACATTATACCGCATGATTTCTGATgactataaaattgtaattcgaGCCGATAAAAGACCACCTGGAGAGCACGAACGTAGATTTAATGCACCTCAGATAGATGAAGTTGCCATCGTTATTGTAGACAATGAAAATACAAGCCGTGACATAATTGTACAACGAAGAGGAAAAGGACTACAACGCATTGCAGAGACACACCGTTCCTATGATGCTCTTCAATATCCATTAATATTTCTGCACGGAGAGGACGGATACcattacaatataaaacaagTGCATCCTGAAACAGGcatagaaacaaacaaaaaagtcacTTCCAAGGAGTTCTATGCTTACCGCTTAATGATCAGAGACAATGAAATATACAATCACATACTCAACACTCGCCGtttatttcaacaatttcTGGTAGATATGTTCGCAAAAATAGAAGCAGAACGGATGCTTTACATAAGACTGAATCAGAAGAAACTACGCACAGAAGAATACATATATCTTCGAGACGCAATCATGAATGACGGCAATATTGATGATATTGGAACAATGGTAATATTACCTTCATCATACACAGGAAGTCCAAGACATATGCACGAATATACTCAAGATGCCATGACTTACGTAAGAAAATATGGACGACCTGATCTCTTCATAACATTTACATGCAACTCATCATGGCCAGACATCAAAGAACAACTAAAATACGGACAAACCTCCATGGATCGACACGACATAATAGCCCGAGTTTTtcgacaaaaacaaaaaagatttattgaaGTCATCACAAATGTAGCCATATGAGATTGTGTGAGTGAGGTAATCCTCGTTTTTGCCACTCAATTGTATACATCTAGCATCGAACGGTTCCAAAGATGTGGTATGGATTACCTCACTCACACAATCTCATATGGCTACACGATAAAATTTATCCCACGGATATTGACAAAATCATCCAAGCAGAATTTCCCGATCCACAAAAAGATCCGGAACTGTACAACATAGTAGTGAAAAACATGATTCACGGACCATGTGGATCATTAAACTTCGATGCACCATGCATGAGTGAtggaaaatgtataaaaaaatatccaaaaccATACTTGGATGATACAAAAACTGAAGAAGACGGCTATCCCAAATATAGAAGACGCTCACCGAAAAACGGTGGCTTCACAGCAAAAATACGAATACAAGGCAAAGACGAACTGGAAATAGATAACCAATGGGTAGTACCATATAACCCACTCCTTTCGAAAATGTTCCAAGCTCACATAAACGTAAGATGGTCAGGGCGTAATTTTGACAATACTTCCTGCACTCGCGGGCTAGGCGGGCTTGTGTAAACGCCCTCAACGTTAAATAGAGAGGCTTGCACGGGGTTATCTAACGAAAAGACGATGTCATTATGAGTAGGGTTTTCAAATTCGACTAAACCacgattatttttaactgtagTAAGGCATTCATGGATGATGCAATTACATATAAGTTGCTCCTCTACTATGACGTCACCGTCAGTGGTGTTAAGAGGCATACGAATTAATTTTCTAGTGTTAGCGAGAATTATACCTTCATAAAGATTTACGTTACGGGAATTCAACAATTTGATGGGGTTGCTagcattttttgtatgtaatatttgctCTTTAAGATCTATTCGAGCCTCCCATTGGGTAAGGGGTGTCTAACCCTACTAACCCATCAAAGTGATCATGAAATTTAtacacattaaattttatatcttcaGGGGTTTTCAACTCATTAAAACTAGGTATTAAGATTGAATGTTCGTTTCTTACAGAACCTTGAATATTATGTATCTCAAAAGGTTCGTATGTTAATGATACATGGGGGTAGTATTTTTGAATAGCTACGGGGCTTAAAAGTGATATGTTAGCCCCTGTATCGATTAATAGATTCAAAGGGGGGTTCTCTATGTGAATATAAGGTAGGCATCGTTGTGTTTGAAGGTTAATTTCTATTTGGCTTTTATAATTGCATCCTCCCGAAAATCCTCGTGACAACTTGAGCTAGGGCCTGGCTGAGGCTCCGAAGGCTCTGTCAAAACCGGCAACTCATGAGACGTGTCTGGCTGTGGTTGAGTTTCATAGTAGTTAAAGTAATCGTTGTACTCGTAAGTCATATCGTAATCGTAATAATCGGGTGTATAGTAGTCGTAGGAGTTATCGTAATAGTCATATGTCTCACAGTCATTTATATTATCGTCGcgtgatttaaaataatttgtagggGGTGGATTTCCAAATTTCGTCCAATCGTGACCGGTTGGAGGCAAATGTCGCGGGACGAAGTGGCTCACACCACTCATAGGACGTGGGCTCGCGTTACTATTAGGTACATTTCGCGAGGGTAGCCTAAATGAATTACTCTGTGGGCTATAATTAGATGGTAGTACGCGGAACATTTGGGTGCGCGTTGGCATGCGGAAAGGGGGTTGGTTACCCTGGGGGTTAGGCCTAAAATGGGATTGTACTGGCGGTTGCATATTACgttgaaaattattactatGTTGACCAAAAGCTGGAAAAGTAAATGGTTTAGGTGTAGATAAGTTAGAGGTATGTGCAGGTggcatattataattatttttaggcgtAAATAAGGGTTGAAAACCTTTAGGCAAAGCGTTTTTATTACGTTGTTGCAAGTACATCACATTTGTTTCCTCCTGCACATATTCTAGCGCTTTCTCAATTGTATCAGGTCGCATACACCTAATGCGGGACCCTACGGGTTCTCTAAGGCCACGCACAAACGCCTGCATAGTAAGTTTCTTATATAGGGTGCGTTTGGCTTCAATGATGGTGTATACGGTCTCATGCAATGTCACATAAGTCATTATAATACTAAAAAGCGATTGACACCTTTCATAAAATTCGTGGGGAGTACTTTGCCCTTGAGATTGTAAAGCTAGGTCATTATAGAGGGCTGTTTCATCCCTTTgatcagaaaaaatattaattaacacaGTTCTTATGCCGTTCCAATTATCAGGTATGCCATTTGAGTTGATGGTTCTTGCGGCATTACCTGTCACTTTATTGAGAATACCATTTATTACagacaaattatttaactcaGACCCTGGCTCAGACCTCACATAGGTTGCAACTAATTGATCACATATACGAATAAATCGTATTAAAATGTTAGGATTTCCATCAAAATCCGGGACAAGCCGTAAGGCCTTAAATATAATGTCCGGGTTTAATACTTCACGCTGAACCTGATAGGACTGTTGTGCCTGTTGTTCCATATTAAAGTTTCTACGATTATCTAACGAGAGCGCTTTGCGAGATTGCCTATTGGGCAGTCCCTGAGAACTAGACCTAGGGTAAAAAATCGTAAATATTACCAGGACTTAGGAAATATAGGAAAGTAGCACAAGATAGATTTCTAGCGTACTTACAATATCTTTTTTTCCTTTGTGGGTAGGCAGAGCACaaagttgttttaatttgagctgcatttgtttttgtttttaaaaatagtaaacacacaaaatagctttaaataattaactattcTTACTGCCAAACTCACCTGCTCTCATTTCATAATCATTCCTTAGCATTTCgcttaggtattttttatttattcatatctgGAAgttcacatatacatatttttacataatggATGCACAACTCTCAAGTAATTTGGAAGACCTTGAGAAATTCTTCACTTCCCGCATGGCAGAGTATGACAGGAAGTTAGAAGGGATGAAAACTGGACCTGCTGCCAATCCTGATATTTCCACATTATCCCGTGAGTACACTGAATTTAAGTCTGTCATCTGGGGTGCCATTACAAGAATAAAAACTCAGTTGGTACTATTGACACTGGCACAGGACAGGCATGAGGCACAGGACAGGCTTTTTTTTCGGGTAGCCAAAGAAAACTATACACAAGTTGttccaatttaaatttatttattaattattttaaattcactaTTTTACCTTGCAATACTGTTATCTTGCTCCCCTTAGTGCAGTTATTCTGGGGTATTATAATCCATAAGCCATATGCACTAATTAGCATTTAATAAAGCACTCACTGTCGGCTTGCACAACACTTTCTCACTGCCTACTATTTTCATCACTTCACATCTGTAAATCCCACAAGATGACCTCCTTAGAAGCCGTCCAACAGATCCAGAAATCTCTCCAGACCGATCTACTGCGGAGAATGACTGAATTTGAGAACCAGCTGAAGATGTCAAAGGAGCCAGCATCACTCAACAAGCTCTGGGAAGACTACAGTAAGTTTAAGAGTGATGTCCGTGATATCATGCAGCTTCTCCAACAACAGCTTGAGGAGTTAGTCAGATCCGTAGACAATATTGAGATGAGGCATCGGAGAAGATGTTTACTGTTTGGAGGCATCAAGGAAGCTGAAAATGGCGCAAATGAAGATGCTTCTGCAGTAATCTCCGCCATCCTAGGCGAAAGGTTTCATATGGAGGGGATCTCGTCTAGTTCTTTTGAAGCGTGTCATAGAATGGGATCAAAGAACAATAGCCGTCCCAGGCCAATTCTTGTGCGTTTTGTTTGTCCTACCATAAAGAACACTGTATGGCGTAAGAAGACAGTCCTCAAAGGAACGACGACAGTAGTTTCCGAGTTCCTCACCCGTCGTCGGCAGGCTCTGTTCACCGAGGCTCGTAGGCGATTCGGCATGACCAAATGCTGGACATTCGATGGTTCCATTTTTGTTAAACCACCCTCGGGGAAGCCCATCAGCATAAATGCACTGGAGGATCTAGATCAGGCCGGAAATGCATTTGCGGAAACTGCACCTGTTGCTTCCTCATCTGGGACTGGGGTGGTTTTAAAACAACATCGCCAACATCCCCCCAAGACGTGCGAAGTTGCACCTGGGTCTGGTGACAGACAGCAGCGAGCGAAACGAGCGACTACCAAACTTAAGTAGTAAATTGCTTTAATTACGTacttattcaattattttttctctttttggtAAATATTACTATTTCCTGTAGGTAGTTGTTTATTCAGTGTTGTatagtttgtttacatttttcgccatagctacctacctactttgttTTGTACGTTAACTGTCACGGGCTGTCAGTGTCATTTGtgaatgacattgacattttggtaatattgattttttaaactgttgacGTGACGTAATTTTTGTGTAAGCCGGCAGACCAATGCTGAATTtggcttttatttatttttaaattagatttacatatatatatatttatttatttattatatttatattattataacattattatggATGATTCTTTTCATACTGCTTGTAGTGATAATGACTCCACATTTCACGACAGTGATTCACTTCACActcttttaaataatgaccTGTTACCtgtcaaaaagtattttaatgtatGCCATATAAATGCACAGAGTGTACCAGCACATTATTCAAGTCTTCTGGATCTTGCTTCCGTTGAACACCTTGATGCAATTCTGATCTCTGAAACTTGGCTTAACTCTAGTTTGAACTCATCTTTTTTTACAGTTCCAGGATTTATAATCATAAGGAATGATCGAGGTATTGGTCGAGGCGGTGGTGTGGCCATATACTTACGTAGCCATTTTCCGTATAAGTTACTGAGCAAATCCACTTATTCGCACACTGCATCCCCGGAGTATCTCTTTTTAGAAGTGGAAGTAA encodes the following:
- the LOC132904108 gene encoding uncharacterized protein LOC132904108 encodes the protein MTSLEAVQQIQKSLQTDLLRRMTEFENQLKMSKEPASLNKLWEDYSKFKSDVRDIMQLLQQQLEELVRSVDNIEMRHRRRCLLFGGIKEAENGANEDASAVISAILGERFHMEGISSSSFEACHRMGSKNNSRPRPILVRFVCPTIKNTVWRKKTVLKGTTTVVSEFLTRRRQALFTEARRRFGMTKCWTFDGSIFVKPPSGKPISINALEDLDQAGNAFAETAPVASSSGTGVVLKQHRQHPPKTCEVAPGSGDRQQRAKRATTKLK